A stretch of Hippoglossus hippoglossus isolate fHipHip1 chromosome 20, fHipHip1.pri, whole genome shotgun sequence DNA encodes these proteins:
- the LOC117753560 gene encoding sodium channel protein type 5 subunit alpha-like gives MEIMYAAVDSRAVEEQPIKEINLYMYLYFVIFIIFGSFFTLNLFIGVIIDNFNQQKRKLGGQDIFMTEEQKKYYNAMKKLGSKKPQKPIPRPMNPLQGFFFDLAGKQAFDIIIMVLILFNMITMMVETDEQSPQMEYILNNVNLAFIIVFTAECLTKIVALRCYFFTVGWNIFDFVVVILSIVGIVLADIIEKYFVSPTLFRVIRLARIGRILRLIRGAKGIRTLLFALMMSLPALFNIGLLLFLVMFIYAIFGMANFAYVKRQSGIDDMFNFETFGNSMICLFQITTSAGWDSLLSPILNNSPEECNPHLPHTGTTVKGNCGNPSVGITFFVTYIIISFLIVVNMYIAIILENFSVATEESTEPLSEDDFEMFYEVWEKFDSEATQFIEYAKLSDFADSLSEPLRISKPNKIKLISMDLPMVSGDKIHCLDILFAFTKRVLGESGEMDALKQQMEEKFMMANPSKISYEPITTTLRRKQEDVSATVIQRCYRRHLVRRQMKAASYLYRQITTPRHAGVVCEEGGEGIFGEDAPEKEGLIAAMMRENYGSSLLGIEQSETISSTSSPPSYDSVTRATSEIFHPLVVNTGIVVVDTAGSEPSEQSSSAVDPDQRQETVP, from the exons ATGGAGATCATGTACGCAGCCGTGGATTCCAGAGCC GTCGAGGAGCAGCCGATCAAAGAAATCAATCTGTACATGTACCTGTACttcgtcatcttcatcattttcGGCTCCTTCTTCACCCTTAACCTCTTCATCGGCGTCATCATCGACAACTTCAACCAGCAGAAACGGAAG ttagGAGGACAGGACATCTTCatgacagaggagcagaagaaataTTACAACGCCATGAAGAAACTGGGCTCCAAGAAACCTCAGAAACCCATCCCCCGACCGATG AACCCGCTGCAGGGCTTCTTCTTCGACCTGGCGGGGAAGCAGGCGTtcgacatcatcatcatggtgCTGATCCTCTTCAACATGATCACCATGATGGTGGAGACGGACGAGCAGTCGCCGCAGATGGAGTACATCCTGAACAACGTCAACCTGGCCTTCATCATCGTCTTCACCGCCGAGTGCCTCACCAAGATCGTGGCTCTGCGGTGTTACTTCTTCACCGTCGGCTGGAACATCTTCGACTTTGTGGTCGTCATCCTCTCCATCGTCG GTATCGTGCTCGCTGACATCATCGAGAAGTACTTTGTGTCACCAACCCTGTTCCGAGTGATACGATTGGCCCGTATCGGACGTATTCTGCGCCTCATCAGAGGTGCCAAAGGCATCCGGACGTTACTGTTCGCCCTCATGATGTCTCTTCCTGCTCTTTTCAACATCGGGCTCCTCTTGTTCCTGGTCATGTTCATCTACGCCATCTTCGGCATGGCCAACTTCGCCTACGTGAAGCGGCAGTCGGGAATCGATGACATGTTTAACTTTGAGACGTTTGGGAACAGTATGATCTGCTTGTTCCAGATCACCACCTCCGCCGGGTGGGACAGTCTGCTCAGCCCCATCCTCAACAACTCCCCCGAGGAGTGCAATCCCCACCTCCCCCACACCGGCACCACGGTGAAGGGGAACTGTGGGAACCCGTCTGTGGGCATCACCTTCTTCGTCACTTACATCATCATCTCTTTCCTCATCGTGGTGAACATGTACATCGCCATCATCCTGGAGAACTTCAGCGTGGCCACAGAGGAGAGCACGGAGCCGCTAAGCGAGGACGACTTCGAGATGTTCTATGAGGTTTGGGAGAAGTTTGACTCAGAGGCGACACAGTTTATTGAGTACGCCAAACTGTCCGACTTTGCCGACTCGCTGTCGGAGCCGCTGCGCATCAGCAAACCCAACAAGATCAAGCTTATCTCCATGGACCTACCCATGGTCAGTGGGGATAAGATCCACTGCCTGGACATCCTCTTCGCCTTCACCAAGCGAGTCCTGGGGGAGTCGGGCGAGATGGACGCCCTCAAGCAGCAGATGGAGGAGAAGTTCATGATGGCCAACCCTTCCAAGATCTCCTATGAGCCAATCACAACAACTCTGAGGCGGAAACAGGAAGACGTCTCCGCCACAGTGATCCAGAGGTGCTATCGCAGACACTTGGTGAGGCGGCAGATGAAGGCCGCCTCCTACTTGTATCGTCAGATCACAACACCTCGACATGCAGGAGTCGTCTGTGAAGAAGGTGGCGAGGGAATATTTGGGGAAGACGCACCTGAGAAAGAAGGGCTGATCGCCGCCATGATGAGGGAAAACTACGGCTCGAGTTTGTTAGGGATAGAGCAATCCGAGACGATTTCCTCCACCTCATCTCCGCCGTCTTACGACAGCGTGACGCGAGCCACGTCCGAAATATTTCATCCGCTTGTTGTCAACACAGGAATCGTTGTTGTTGACACTGCAGGCAGTGAACCCAGCGAACAGTCGTCATCTGCGGTCGACCCAGACCAGCGGCAGGAAACGGTTCCGTAG